The genome window CTTCTTTatgtcattaatttttgttttttttttattttaaaaaatgaaaaaaaagaagagaaacaatTGTTCGTGGTGGTGCGGGAGGCAACGGTCATCACGTCTAGGACAATCTCTGGAACAAGGTatcaaaaatacaattaatgacatgaaacgacatgtattaaaataaaacgtaaaaaatttctaagtagTTGGGGGAAAAAATGAatgttaagtaattttttaaaaataaattatattttaagtatgaaaaacttaattaaatcttTTTGAAACTACATATTGggcatattttttatattaaatttaaaatataatgtaatttttttattctaaatttattgGATAGCGttcttaattctcttttaaaaacattacaAAATACGTACAATATTCATATCGGCATCTGCGTGCGagtggttcttccttcccgTAGTCCTATGTAgctaaaacaattttaaataaaagtcaTTATTTGATATTAATGGGTATTTCAGTTCTGGTGctgtattaatttattttcaaatatactacttttcaatcaatttttattataatataaccgctttttttttttttgtaataaatagCCTATACAAGTGACTCAAAAGGACCAACCGCATGAATTTCCTGAATGATATgacaaatattaacaaaaatctaCATACTGCTCTATAGTCTATACCAAAAATCCTGGGCAAGTTGGTGACTGGTGACCCTTCACCTGGCTAGAAGATTATCCCAGTTGAGCAAAGTGATCCCATTATACTAAAAATCTATTGTTAGGGAACTAGATGTATGAGACATTTCTTGTAAAAATACTACCAGTTGTTAAGGGGAGACATAGCTTTGGCTTTTGGAATAGTTGCCATAGCATCATTCATGGGGCAACCAACCACCACCTAGGTCTTTTGGTACACCAATTTCTTCAGCAGCGGAGCTAGAGTCATCCCCCATTACTTCATTTTCACCTTTAGCTGATTCTTCCATAGCATCTTCCATATCTTCTGaagcatcctcttcatttgCAAAACTCAAACTCCATCCAGGAGTTATGTTTCCTCCTTGTTGGATGAAACTGCCATTATGGAAGAAACTTCGACGAGCAACATCTAGCATATCCTTTGCAGTGTCTTGAGAAGGTGCGCAAGAAGTCAACCCAACATTCCCATTACCAGTATTTCCAACAGACTTAGCTGAAACACCCATGCTactatttttcaaaactttatcTGGTTGTGATGGTTCAGAGTAGACTACTTTCAAGTCATGATCCTTTCCAAAATTAACATTTACTCCATTTCCACATGGAACTTGGCCTTGACATGCAGACATAATTGGGTTGCTTTGATTAATTTGGGTATTGCAGCTCACATCTTTAACAGCATTTAAGATGTTTACATTGCTTTCGTGCTGCACCATTGTAGTAGTGGAACGAGtagttatttctttattttccacTTTTTTAAGGATAACTTTTTCAAAAATGGGTGATTTAACTGCTCCAAAGGGTGATTTACTCTGATACAGATAGTTACTTAGTGCAGGCTTTTTACCGCCAGCTGGGAGGTGAGACAAATATGATGGATCCACTGAAGCCAATGATCTCTTAGGCCCTCCTCTCTTTTTTGGTTGCACTGTTAATACAGGAATTGTCCCAATAACTTTGTTAGTGGGCACTTCTGCTTTCTTTTTGAACGAGGATACTTCTTCTTCAAGCTTCTTCAGCCGATCATTGTAATCAGAAACTTCAGCTTGCAATTTATTTATCACACTCCACAGCTTAACATTCTCCGCTGACTGCAAGAAATATTTGTTCATATCTGTAGTCAAGACTCAAGACAACAGAAATCATAATGATCATAATTTGAGTGTGAGCTGAGAAGTATTCACCTGAGCTTCCCAAAGTTGTTGATGCTTCTGAGAAAGTTTTGAAGGTGGTCTCATAATTCCATTTTGGGAAGAATGCTCTACAGAAGCTAAGCGATCAGGCACCTTAGGAGTTGCTGAAGAAAAGTTAGGTGCACCAGGAAAACTGAAAACATAAGGATGCTGCATTTGGTACAACTGAGCCATGTAAGAAGGTGGATCCCAAGAATCTGTAAACAAGGTATCAAACTTTATGTTATAGCCTAAATTATATGTTGACTGCACTCAACCAGTAGCTGACATTGACAACAAAGGAAGCGCATACACTTCAAAGATCAAAATATTGGTCATGTTTGGGACTCATATCCGTGTTGAACACTTTAATACTTGCACATTACaattttcttacttttatttgttaattttttatgccaaaacaaatgacaataccacaataattatacaaattataGTATTTATAATGTCTAGTTGTCTACAATGCCTCACGCTCTTcgtaatatttttgttttatgttaattttatactaattttgTATGTCATATTATAGCCCTGTTGTCACGTCCCTTAACTTATGTTTGTCATATATCTGCGTTCTATGTCATATTTGTGCTTGCCAGAtgacaataatataaaacatgATGTATTAGCTAGTAAAATTCACTATGCTCAATTACAGATACATTCATTTCAAATATACTCTAGTAATAGAAAGAAACGCAGGGAAAAACACTCCTACTCCCATAGTATTCTATTTGGTAAAATAACTATCAAATTCAACTCTAAAATAACTGCAGTATAAAGTATTGTGTGCTATATGAAGAGTAAAAGTTGCATAATTACGTGGAAAGCCAGGAAATGTGTAATGGCAAGACATATTGGGAAGTAGTGTCTGTATTGTTGAGGAAGGTCCTCCTTGAAAGCCAGTATCAGTAAAGGGCTGAAAGAATGAAGGGACATTTGCTCCTGGCGGTTGCGGTTGCCAAAAGGATGATGCTGTCTGTGCAAATACCTGCTGATATTGAAACTGCTGCCATTGATTTAAGGCACCAGGTGGTGATGCTTGGGTGGGGAAGTGCATTGTCAAGAACTGTTCTGTGGCATTTTGAGGAGTACAAGGTCATTGAACAATTGGAGGTTGTTGTTGCTGATTTGAGTTGGGCATGCTGTCATGTGAAGGTGAGGGACTACTAATTTTGGCAATAGGACCAACAGTCACATTTGGCTGTGCATTCTCTTGGTTGTGCTGTTAATCATCATATTCATCTAAATAAACTCAAAAGGACTATTTAAACAACTGAAATTGGTTTTTATGATTCTTCATATTTGAGGTATTCATGCTACTCCTTTACATATGATTCCAATTAAAAAGATGAGAACCCTAAGATAGAAGAAAAGTAGTAGATATCATAATGTGTGTTTTTGAAGccaaagagggaaaaaaatgaatttttaaaagtaaaaatttattcaatctttactttcttttcattttctttttagttcAAATTGCATTCCTACTTTTCTTTCCACCGTTCCTAAGACTGATATTCATATCTAGCCTCTGTTATTCTGTGATTGTATTAACAAAGAACTAAGCCAGAAAAAAacagggaaaaaaagaaagggggaacaaaaataaaatagaaaaaggcTTCACAAGAAGCTGAATTTGTAAAGCCGCAAAAGATTGATCAGAAAAACGAGAGTTCCATACCTGAGGTTCATTATTTGTCTGAGATTCTTGATTACAAACGAAACCGGATTCATGTTCCTTGTTTTTATCTTCCATAGgttgcaattaaaaaaaataaaatgaaaacgaTTATTTTGCCTGAAACCTTCCTTACAGTGAGGGATATAAGTCCGTGTTACTGCTAGAACCTACAATGCAAGGATACGCTAAGCGGGAAGCAGCAACTATGCTTCCGAGATTAAAACCCTGAGAATCCGCATGAGCATTCAcagcttttttctttctctttatttctCAGTTCCTGTGTTTCTTTCTATTTACCAAACATacactaattttaaatatttcattaatatctcttatttttctttatcatacTTTTTACATCATTGtaaacaaacatttttctttaccAAACCACGTATTCAAGGCTTTCAGGCCTGCAAAAGTTCCATTTGCActtgtaattatatatattgagtatataatatattaggtaataattcaattcaatcaaattaaattggGCCGCTTATTGTCATATGACAAATTATGCAGGTTCGGCTTTGCATTTTACACATCTCCCTAGAATTATGTACTATGCGTCTGTGCAGTTGGCAGAATAGTTTCCTCCAATATCTTGAAATTctacatttaaaaatttactaCTCTAGACTAGACGCACCCTCTCCAGGGAAACCCTAGAATTTCGTAATACAGTAGTTTTTAATAGACACATGCAATATGCATGAATTCCATCAAGGCTAAATAATCAACACTATAAAAAGAACATCGACGCTTTTGGCAAAGCTAACATTTCTTCTCTTTATATACTATTTTTGATGAATAATAGTATTTCTTACTTGGTGTGCCTAAACAAATGAATCCCTTTTCTAATGCCTTCTCTACTTATGTACCGGCACGTGATGTGCAACCCatgatttcattaaaaatgacaaaacttATGTAACAATTATTAGGTCATTAGAATCGGTACTATTACATTTCAATAACTTgcataatcttttttatttatttattcaatatatGACAAAACTTATATAACATTTAGGTCCTTAGAACTGGAACTACGTCTCAATAACTAACATAATGTAAGCTTTTATTATACTTAAATTAAACTCCAATTCtaattgaaaaacaacttaaacaaTACTTAATAgaattatatttatgtttagttctttttttaaaatgcattttcttaggtattatttatattattctttGTGTTTAATCTAAGTAACTTAGTCcttgaaatttgaatacaaACTTCTATTACTCATTATTGAGATCAAACTCTAGGAGAAtcctttcaaaaaagaaaaatctttagaAGAATAGTACAAACAATAGCTATAAAACTATAGATTTCAAATGCAATCCATGCATGATgtaagtttttataattttttcaaacgCAATCACGCATAATTAAGCTCCGCAATCACAAAGACAATCAAATTACTGCGCATAAACATTCCAATTTTAACTAAAAGAGCCACAATCATATCATTGAAGTTGCTTAGTGCTGGAACAGAGCAAGCTCCACCAAATGACAAACCATTCATGCAAATAACAGCAGCATATGGCAACAACTTAGAAAATAAAGCCAAGGAAACTACATAAAAGAAACCCATCACGAAAACGTAACTAAAAATGCAAAGTCCTTAATCAATACTCatctccatcctcgccttcatCACCTTCCGTAGCCTCTGCTCCGACCTCCTCATAATCCTTCTCAAGGGCAGCGAGATCTTCACGAGCCTCAGAAAACTCACCCTCTTCCATGCCCTCACCAACATACCAGTGCACAAACGCCCTCTTGGCATACATAAGGTCAAATTTGTGGTCAATGCGTGAGAAAACCTCAGCAACACTTGTGGAGTTGGAGATCATGCACACTGCCCTCTGCACCTTGGCAAGATCTCCCCCTGGAACAACAGTTGGAGGCTGATAATTGATACCGCACTTGAACCCTGTGGGGCACCAATCAACAAATTGGATAGTGCGCTTGGTCTTGATAATGGCTACGGCTGCATTAACATCTTTAGGGACCACATCGCCTCTGTACATCAGACAGCAAGCCATGTACTTGCCGTGGCGAGGGTCGCACTTGGCCATCATAGAGGACGGCTCAAACGCGCTGTTTGTGATCTCTGCAACTGAAAGCTGTTCATGGTATGCCTTCTCTGCTGAAATCACGGGAGCATAGGATGAAAGCATGAAGTGAATCCTCGGATATGGTACCAGGTTAGTCTGGAACTCAGTAACATCCACATTCAAGGCACCATCAAATCTCAGAGATGCAGTCAGTGATGATATCACCTGAAAAATATGATGATAAGAAAGTCAGATCACATGTCATAAAACCCGATAATGAACCATCAATTTCATCACTAAAGTTCTACTCTTTTCTCTTAAATAGTCTCCCAAGTCttaaaaaatccttcaaattgATCCCTAGATGTTAGTAAAATGTATCATATTGTCAACATAGGGACTAAATTGATAGATATTCAATACTTTGGGAACtacataatttcattaatttaaggACTATTTGACAAAGAGGGTAATACTTGAAAGACTAAATTGATGGTTTACTCATAAAATGATATTGCAGAGTTTGTTTCAATTTATGTGTTGAAGAAACATAAACCTGAGAAACTAAGCGATTAAGGTTTGTGTAAGTGGGTCTATCAATGTCAAGGGAACGCCTGCAAATATCATATATGGCTTCATTGTCAAGTAGCACGGCAACATCAGTGTGTTCCAGAAGGGAATGGGTGGAAAGGACACTGTTGTAAGGCTCAACCACAGAGGTTGAAACTTGGGGTGAAGGATAGACGGTGAAACCCAGCTTGGATTTCTTGCCATAATCCACTGAAAGCCGTTCCAAGAGAAGGGATCCTAGACCTGAACCAGTGCCACCACCTACAGCATTGAAAACCAGAAAACCTTGGAGACCAGTGCAGTTGTCCGCAAGCTTTCTGATACGGTCCAAGCACAGATTAACTATCTCTTTCCCAACTGAATTAAGAGATcaccataagaaaaaaaaaattgttaatttcttATTACACAATCAAAGAAAAGGCACAATTTTTGAAATGGGTGCAAATGGGGAAAGAAACAGTACTAGTATAGTGGCCACGAGCGAAGTTGTTTGCAGCATCTTCCTTTCCGCTGATGAGCTGCTCAGGATGGAAGAGTTGGCGGTATGTGCCAGTTCTGACTTCATCAATGACAGTGGGCTCAAGATCTACGAAAACTGCACGAGGCACGTGCTTTCCTGCACCGGTCTCGCTGAAGAAGGTGTTGAAAGCATCGTCACCTCCACCAATGGTCTTATCACTTGGCATCTGCCCATCAGCCTAAAAAAACAACACAGTAACGCTCAGCATCCACTCCAACCAaagaaactttttaaatttccaACTAGTACGCTCAACAAATGCAACATTGGTTACAAAGAATGCACGTAGATGGTTACGAAGGTATAGCTGTAGATTGTGCATGGGAGGACGTTAGATCAAAGTGGATTAACGCTGAGTTGACCATAAACAACACAGAATTCgaattataaacaaattatttaaaaaagaaaaaaaaaagaactaacgTCATATTATGTGTAGTTTGATGAGTAATATCCGAAACAGATCTAGATTTTATGGTGAAATGATGAGCAATTGTGATATATTGAATGTGAAATTCGGAGTGACAGAGAATGGTTCAAGATTTGAATATTAGTATCTAGTAAGGGCAATGTGAAAGATTTATTACCTGAATGGCATGCTCGAGGCAATAGAGCTCCCAGCAAGCATTTCCGACCTGAATTCCGGCCTGGCCAATGTGGATGGAAATGCACTCTCTCATTTTAGCGAAGGGTACAGAGGTTAGCGTTTATTAAGACGCTTCTCTGGTCGAATCTTCCGTTTCTCTGCTTGCTTTCGTTCTTTTATAGTGCGGATTAATATTGGAGACTGGGTCACTCACTCAATGATGTTTAAAATTAACCGCGGTTAACTTGCACTCTTTCTTTTTACGTCAAATGAAACTTTATTGCCGTCCAATTTTACCCAACTTTCCTCCACTTTTCTCGCGCCCAATGTGACTCTTCCACCTCCACCTGGATAGTCCTAACGTGTACCCTTCTAAATTAAGATTCGCACATACTGTTACACCTATTTATTTgggttttattatttgaatttctattaccATTTATTTTCCTATGAGtttattatttacatattttggtctaaattattttaaaattaattaatttatcatatattataaattatgattgaataattagataattttttttacaccatGATTGAAtaattggataaaaaatttatgcctttaatgtttgattattttttatttaaatttgaatgtgtttcaattttcaaaatcaagttaatgttttttcatctgtttcaaattcaaataactatattttataataatatgcaaaatattaatttttacgtTGCTAAAACTATACCATAGATTTTTTTTCAGGTTTAACATGATCAATAGGtgcttgaatttttttagaatattaatgTGACCcctaaacaaaaattatacgGTTTAAATCTTTAATCTCCTACAATTTTTGTGATTAGATTCTTGGATCTAGTTTTAAATAGTTTGAAActgctaaaaaataataattcattacaattttactaatattttgatcattttattttattatgaaaataagttGTATATACTTTCTTACATCATAAATACTTATTGAATCAGTGTTCAATTGAATTATTTATCAATGTTTTTATAAGCTAAGAAATACCCTTTTATTAAACCAACTAGTGTGTGGTTTTCTTGAAATGAAAGGGCGCCATTTGATTAATGTAATAACTAGTAAATTCATTTGATTAATGTAATAactagtaaattttataattatgataaatctatatttgatataaaaatatatcattcttttatcaacaaaattatGTCTTACTATTCAAGAAAGAGATATGatctaaaaagaaagaagtgtcatttttctttcaaataaaatagaaaggaCCCGAATCCTTTTATTAGAGACATATATCAATAATACATGCATTCTTTATGTAAAGAAGGAATTCCTTCCATCTCAAGTCAACTTTTTCTATTGATTTGCCTTTGATGTCATCATTGATTTATTGTCAAGGATATTATTTAAGtcacgaaaaaaaaaacctgtatATCATATGGCATGactcaaataatataaaataaatagatattcTCTCATTACTCACAAGATTAGCAATAACATTTAAGTTCAACTTAAGAAGTGGTTTTTACTTAGATACACGAGCATTTACACCAATTGCAGGGCTTGTTAGTTAGTATTACTTAGATTCGTTTGAGCAAAACTTTATGtagcatatataattattaaaaagcctTAACATGATGTACGCTACCAGATTGTGAaatgaaaaggattttttttttaggtgtAGGCATTATGGACAATGGATGGATTACATGGTGATTTGGGCTTGAAAGGTTTTACTTTTTCCATCTAACATTCTGCCTGAAAAATCCCAGCGTATGAAATATTCTTTTATCCATGTGTATAATGTATGTTTTGATCTTAACTGCATTTGCATTTTATGCTTGCATTTGTCTCTCTATTTTACTATTATCTCTGCTACTTTAGATTTAAACTACATTAACAGTTATttttgcattcatttttctattttaaaaattttatcccTTGCTACTTGTTTGTGCTTGGCATGTTGGTTGGAATCAGATGCTCTTCTTCTGGGATGTATTCAGAGAACTAAAGGGTCATTAACTCAGCGAACACACCAGTTTGAAGTTTTCTATGAAGCTATTGACCGTGCTATTGCTTAACTTGCTATATTTGACTGACAAATGTATGATATGGTAAATATATATCTTCTCCATGGGAAGATACTTTTTGTCTTTACTCAAACCATCGGATAATACTTGGAAAAATACTAAAGGGGTATATTTTTCCTAtaactttatttatattatatttagatGTTGATTGGTTTTGGCACTAGCTTCTTCTTACCTCTTCATTGATTCGACTTGTCTATGTTTTTGGAAAGCATAATTGAAGTTGCTGCATGATCAGGCAATTATGTTAGAGTCAAGTAGAAAAAAATTGTCCTACCTTAATGTCTACATAGAACCTGTGAGCCTGTGACAAAGGCTTCGTTTGTATCGCTTTTCTGATGGATGCCACATAATCCTTCAGAAGATGGATGGTTCATCAATCTAATACAGAACcattttccatatttttttcaGAACCGCATGTGAGATGGGCCTTCTCCATCAATAGTCAAGACCCACATGCCTTCACGTTTCCACAACTGCAACTTTTTTGTAGTGGAATCACCCTTGCTTGAAAACCAAGCGCTCATGAGGGAAAGATTCGGTCATACCTGAGCAATCGTATGCTCTCGTTTTTTAGGGAGGAAAAAAGGAAGACAAATTCATCCTATAAAAAGTGTCAACACTCCAACTCTCTAGTGTCTAGAGTCTAGTACCAATATGACAATGTAATACTTAGACATATGAACGTTGGAATCAATTGTGGATCAGATGAGTGATACgctaatataaaataatgcaaACCATCCTTTTTTTAGAAGTTATGCTCCaaaaatagataaagaaaaagaaaaaaacaaagataagcTAAAGCCTGCAGgaaggtttttctttttcagtatGGTATGGATGTGACATGACTTTCCAATTCACTACTTACTTTTACTTTGATCAAAGACAGGATTCACGAGCCATCATATATACAACAAGATTTACGTACAATGAGTAACTAAATAATCACTCATATAGCTGTTCATTCCTTAATAATAAATTTGCTCGAAAGTTTGTTTTCTTGCATACACAGCCATCAATCGCTTTCATTTGGTGCCTACCGCCACGGCAATGCAAAATTTGGGTCCTTTTGTGGACAGAGCTTGGGAAGCTCAATACAGCATCATGACAGTTTATGGTCCTTGAGCAATTCAACCACCCTTCTCATTGAGGGTCTATTAATGGGAAACGCTGAGGTGCAGAGTAGGGCCACATTTAAGACCTTCTCTATCTCTTCATAATCACAAGTGGCTGGGTTCAATCTCGGGTCCACAATCTGGCTCATAATATAATCTTTTCCTCCTCCAATATCGCCACTTCCTCTTTCAGGAGATGGTGATAAAACAGTCTCAGTGATCCACTTCACTATATCCTTGTTCTCACCAAATGAAGAGTCATTAGGCCTCTTGCCTGTGATCAATTCCATCAGCACCACCCCAAAACTATACACATCGCTCTTCTCAGTCACTTTCATTGTATAAGCATACTCTGAAATTAAATCAGTTAGGTAAACATTAGCAATTAAGTTTATCAGAAGGAGTCACattctctttatatttttaaagcaAATTGAGAAGTCATTATAGTTGCTTAAGCTTTGGACAACCTCTACTCACATTCACACCCATCTCAATCATCTCCATACATGTTAAGATTCTCATCGAATCATCTAAAATCATATTAAGATACTATTTAATCTGGTTTTAGCTAAATCTTTACGTGTTTAATTTCACCTtaaagaattgattttgaattgaaacaattttaagtagttttttgtcttttaagtATCTCATTTATGTACAAATTCTCTAGGCAAATTCCTTCCCTAACAAAAATatggagaaaaacaaaagaaaactgaCCAGGAGCAATGTAACCATATGATCCAGCAACCCTGGACATAGCACCCTGGGTGGCCTCACGTTGCAATGTCTTAGCAAGACCAAAATCTGCTACTCTTGGCACAAACTCATGGTCCAACAAAATGTTATTACTCTTGACGTCCCTGTGAACAATAGCAGGCACAGAATCATGGTGCAAATAAGCCAACCCCTGAGCCGCACCCACAGCAATTGCGAACCTCCTAGGCCAATCCATTAACTCCCCACACTTGTCCTCACCATGCAACACATCCCCTAAGCTCCCATTCTCCATGTACTCATACACCAATATCCTAAACTCATCACCACTGCAACTAAACAACAGTTTCACAATATTCGCATGCCGAATCCTTCCCAGAGTCTCAATCTCCGCCCTGAACACCATTTCCACGTCAGGCTTTTGCGCGCCACCAAACAGTTTCTTCACGGCCACCGTCTGCCCCGTCTTGAGCCTCACCTTGTAAACCCGACCCGAACTCCCTGTGGCAATCACGTTGTTACTGATTAAGTTCGGAACTATGTCTTCTTCATTGAACCCCACTCTCTGAAACGCGGTTGACATATAGGAGCTCTTGGATTTGCCACCACAACCCCGCGTCTTGCTCTTCAGGAACCACAACGTCGACCCCACAAGGAGCGAAACGCAGCAAACTAAAACGACAATAGCAAGCAGAGAAAACGGCCTGCGTTTGGAACAAGGAGGCAGGGTTTTCATAACGGGGCTACAGAGACCAGGGTTTCCCATTAGACCCGTTAAGTACACCTGGCGGTTGAAACCTAAAGGAACCACTCCGTGCAACTTGTTACCAGAGACGTTGAACTGGTTGAGTCTTAGGTTCGTCAACTCCACCGGAATCTCCCCCGTTAAAGAATTAACGGCGAGATCAAGGTATGTCAAATCCGGTAAATTTCCAAGTTCTGATGGGATTGAACCGGTGAACCGGTTAAACGACAAATCCAACTCTGTCATGTCAGTCCAGTGGGTCACGTTACTGGGAATTTCGCCGGTGAACATGTTCTCTTGCAGTCTAAGTTTCTGTAATTTTGTCAACTTAGTTACGCACGTGGGAACTTCACCGGTGAAGCGGTTCTTGCTGAAGTCAATCTCCATGAGATTATGAAGTTCACATATTTCCATTGGGAATTGGCCAGAAAAGCTGTTACCGGACAAAATGAGTTTGGTGAGTCCCCTAGAGATGGAAGCAGAGACAGAACCTTGGAACCTGT of Glycine soja cultivar W05 chromosome 1, ASM419377v2, whole genome shotgun sequence contains these proteins:
- the LOC114422666 gene encoding uncharacterized protein LOC114422666; amino-acid sequence: MHFPTQASPPGALNQWQQFQYQQVFAQTASSFWQPQPPGANVPSFFQPFTDTGFQGGPSSTIQTLLPNMSCHYTFPGFPHSWDPPSYMAQLYQMQHPYVFSFPGAPNFSSATPKVPDRLASVEHSSQNGIMRPPSKLSQKHQQLWEAQSAENVKLWSVINKLQAEVSDYNDRLKKLEEEVSSFKKKAEVPTNKVIGTIPVLTVQPKKRGGPKRSLASVDPSYLSHLPAGGKKPALSNYLYQSKSPFGAVKSPIFEKVILKKVENKEITTRSTTTMVQHESNVNILNAVKDVSCNTQINQSNPIMSACQGQVPCGNGVNVNFGKDHDLKVVYSEPSQPDKVLKNSSMGVSAKSVGNTGNGNVGLTSCAPSQDTAKDMLDVARRSFFHNGSFIQQGGNITPGWSLSFANEEDASEDMEDAMEESAKGENEVMGDDSSSAAEEIGVPKDLGGGWLPHE
- the LOC114422676 gene encoding tubulin alpha-2 chain-like; its protein translation is MRECISIHIGQAGIQVGNACWELYCLEHAIQADGQMPSDKTIGGGDDAFNTFFSETGAGKHVPRAVFVDLEPTVIDEVRTGTYRQLFHPEQLISGKEDAANNFARGHYTIGKEIVNLCLDRIRKLADNCTGLQGFLVFNAVGGGTGSGLGSLLLERLSVDYGKKSKLGFTVYPSPQVSTSVVEPYNSVLSTHSLLEHTDVAVLLDNEAIYDICRRSLDIDRPTYTNLNRLVSQVISSLTASLRFDGALNVDVTEFQTNLVPYPRIHFMLSSYAPVISAEKAYHEQLSVAEITNSAFEPSSMMAKCDPRHGKYMACCLMYRGDVVPKDVNAAVAIIKTKRTIQFVDWCPTGFKCGINYQPPTVVPGGDLAKVQRAVCMISNSTSVAEVFSRIDHKFDLMYAKRAFVHWYVGEGMEEGEFSEAREDLAALEKDYEEVGAEATEGDEGEDGDEY
- the LOC114422684 gene encoding LRR receptor-like serine/threonine-protein kinase HSL2; protein product: MPQPLFLFLLLCLLCSSSGLSQVLSLERETQILLGVKNTQLEDKNKSLKNWVPNTDHHPCNWTGITCDARNHSLVSIDLSETGIYGDFPFGFCRIHTLQSLSVASNFLTNSISPNSLLLCSHLRLLNLSDNYFVGVLPEFPPDFTELRELDLSKNNFTGDIPASFGQFPHLRTLVLSGNLLSGTIPPFLGNLSELTRLELAYNPFKPGPLPSQLGNLSNLETLFLADVNLVGEIPHAIGNLTSLKNFDLSQNSLSGTIPNSISGLRNVEQIELFENQLFGELPQGLGNLSSLICLDLSQNALTGKLPDTIASLHLQSLNLNDNFLRGEIPESLASNPNLKQLKLFNNSFTGKLPRDLGRNSDIEDFDVSTNDLVGELPKYLCQGNKLEHLITFANRFSGTLPDQYGECRSLQYVRIQNNQFSGPVPPSFWALAGLQFLEMSNNRFQGSVSASISRGLTKLILSGNSFSGQFPMEICELHNLMEIDFSKNRFTGEVPTCVTKLTKLQKLRLQENMFTGEIPSNVTHWTDMTELDLSFNRFTGSIPSELGNLPDLTYLDLAVNSLTGEIPVELTNLRLNQFNVSGNKLHGVVPLGFNRQVYLTGLMGNPGLCSPVMKTLPPCSKRRPFSLLAIVVLVCCVSLLVGSTLWFLKSKTRGCGGKSKSSYMSTAFQRVGFNEEDIVPNLISNNVIATGSSGRVYKVRLKTGQTVAVKKLFGGAQKPDVEMVFRAEIETLGRIRHANIVKLLFSCSGDEFRILVYEYMENGSLGDVLHGEDKCGELMDWPRRFAIAVGAAQGLAYLHHDSVPAIVHRDVKSNNILLDHEFVPRVADFGLAKTLQREATQGAMSRVAGSYGYIAPEYAYTMKVTEKSDVYSFGVVLMELITGKRPNDSSFGENKDIVKWITETVLSPSPERGSGDIGGGKDYIMSQIVDPRLNPATCDYEEIEKVLNVALLCTSAFPINRPSMRRVVELLKDHKLS